accaaagtcACCGTACATGCACTTAGTGCCAATTGCCAAAAGGCCAATTGCCAAAAGGCAGCTCTTGTTAGTCAACTTTAGCCAACTAAGATAAGTTAAAGGTTCGTACTTGTCATGAGTATAAACCAAATTCCTACATTTGCCCTGAAAGTGAAACAACAATTTGGAAGGCACACATGCCAAGCTGTATTACTTTTCCTGCACCCTCCTTGCAGTTAGATATCTAGTGCGATGAGGTGTTTTTTCTCAGTCTGATTAAATGCTTAATTGAATTTGCGTGGATTTACCTGTCTTCCACAAGCAATTCTTGAATATCTTTTtcacaaaacttcaattttattacCCAACTATTAAGGTAGTGTCAATTGTACCCCCAAAATATTTTTCGTGTCGATtttttcgttattttttttatttctcaattgagTCATTATGTAGTTAATAGATTAATTAAGTAATCATGTGCGCCTCCTATGATCCCTATTAGAGAAGGAAATTAAAGGGGAAAATCACTGTTTGCtcacatatatttatattatgatgCCACATGTGCCCAGTTGACAAAACCCCAGATGATAAACTtgtctatgttttttttgtttctgctacCAAGGTGGGAACTTCAAATGGGAGTCAAATGATGGTGCTTCCATTATCAAAATGTTAATTAAGCATTTGCATTATCTAGCACCAGAGCAGGTAGGGGCACGTTAGAAATTCAGGTTTTCAAACCCTATTGAATCATTcaactttaataaaataataagaagaagaaagttacTGCTGGATAAAAAGACTTGAGAAATCACCACCACTCCCATTTTATCCTTCTCTGGAGAAATATTTTCTCTTGACAATCAGAAATAGATGAGCCTCTCTTTTGACTCCAGAGTAGACTGAAACTCTTTATAAATAGCTACCATATGGAGCTGAAAGGCATTATATGATAAAGGAAAGCAGAGGCAATGGGGAGTCCAAAAAGTGAGAGATACTTTGTTTTCATGAACTATGATCCTGAATACGAGCGCCTCCGAGCTGATCGGTCAGCGATCTAAATTATTAGTCATTACTTAGAAAATGTTCATGTTACTAATTAAGATATCTTTATCTCTTTGATTATGCGTGCACTGTATTGTTCTTTGGATCTCTGGCTAGCTAGCTAAGATCAATGTTCTTCTTGTTTGTGTATAATAGGACAAAGAGGGGGGCTTATGAGCTTGATATGTATCTAAGCAGGAAGCATGATGAGTTATTGGCAAACACCCTCGAGCATGGCAGCTACGAGAAGACAATATCTTTGGTCATTGTTGATGGCTTTGCAGTGGAAATCACCGAAGATCAGGTGACCATTTATGCAACATGCATTTTGTTTAATCAGTATTTGTCCAGGACACgccttgtttttttccctttatttatttatttatttattcaaaacagGCCAGTGTGCTTAGATCTGCTAGTGGGGTGAGAGTTGTGGAGAAGAATCAAGAGCTTCCTAGTTAATCATCAAGGAGTTACAAGTTAGGGCATCCACCATGCAGGAAAGAGCTGCAGTAAATTTGGTGTCCCATGAGTTTCTATATACAAACTCATCTGTATACATGGAGGTTGGGATTACTTACCTCAAAGAACAAAATCATGCATATAATAATGCTGGTGAACACTAGGGAGATAAATATGTAGCATCATGGTGCTATCTTAACAGTCCTGTTTCCTCATTAGTTAGATGGGACATCTTCATTAATGATGACCGAGTAGTATTGAAAGTATTGGAATCTATGTATTAAGTTTTGGAAGATTAATGATATCAAAATGAACGCTGGAAAAGCTTATTTTAAGCACTTGTGATTACAACTTTATAGTTAATTTTGATGGATGATTTTACCTGGTGCTGGGTTTCCATGTGTTTGTATTGAAGACTTGAAGATGCCCTGCATCATGTCCattaaaattgtctttgttcTGCTGCAACATGCAAACAAAATTTGAGTGGCAGAAAGGTCGACAGGCTCCTGTAATGAATGCTGGATGGGACAGGACAGTTTATGCAATTCACATGTAAGGTAGCTAAGGGGGTGGGGTCTCCCTCTGTCCAGTTGAGGTTATTAAGGAACAGCAAACATGCTTTAGAATGGTTCCACCTTTCAGCCAAGCTCGAGAAAAAAACCAGCTGACCCATCAGTCATATGATGCTCTGCTATCACATGTTTGGTAAATTTGCTTTGGCGTTGCAGTCTCTTCCCGGCTTCAATTTCTTACTCCAGTTCTTTACTTCTTCAATGGCCAGGTGCCCCCTCGATCATTTTGGGCTTCGAAGTCTCTCTTGGTCTTGAATCACCCTGCCGGAAGCCGTTAGCAAATGTGTGCTTCTCCTTTACCTAGCTATCTAACCTCTCCATTAAGGGTGTAAACTTTCCTCCCTGCCTCTTAAAATTTGTtgtgttaatgttttttaatatgttttttattttaaaatatattaaaataatattttttttattttttaaaaatatttttaaaatcaaaacaggataaaaattctaattttaaatataaaaaaaattaaaatttacctaACCTTTCTTGAAACACAATAGCAAATGGGGTTTGGTCTCCTCTTCTCAACAaattttacaaggaaaaaaaggttTAGTTTGACCCCtggaaaaaaatatctattcaCTTACATCCCTAAAATTATAGTACTTCACGCATGTTTACGCAACCTAtctgaaagaaacaaaaatcaagtcCCTCGAATCTTTAATACCAGACTCGTACTTGGTTAGGTTCTTGTGCAGCAAAAACAGCTTTAATTATTGAGCGCCAAAGACCAGCATTATTAACCCTATACTGTTTTACTGAGTCAacgatttaaaatttaaattaaattggatttCATATTGAATTAGTTTAGAAGTTAATCTAGTATTAACCATCAACCCAgttaaaactcaaataaaacccagtttgacttt
This genomic interval from Populus alba chromosome 1, ASM523922v2, whole genome shotgun sequence contains the following:
- the LOC118033845 gene encoding subtilisin-like protease SBT2.5; translation: MGSPKSERYFVFMNYDPEYERLRADRTKRGAYELDMYLSRKHDELLANTLEHGSYEKTISLVIVDGFAVEITEDQASVLRSASGVRVVEKNQELPS